One window of Tepidanaerobacter acetatoxydans Re1 genomic DNA carries:
- a CDS encoding helix-turn-helix domain-containing protein: MRREHISYTGSIPVNIQLLDIREYPIHWHQSIEILMVLKGSINVTIESDTYRLIENEIEIINLDEAHRIFADKSNLVLMLHIDPNFFQRYYEDIKNMYFYTDCSFEGESQVGENYEIFKKYLSVILCEAVQKGEDYDVYVRETLVELLYLLINEFHYLIYENRDLKDNIEQLQRYHRIAKYIFNNYNNKISLQDIAKKEFLSAQYLSNEIKNALGISFQDFVNLTRAEESVKLLLDTDMTISEISEEVGFSHTRYYNKHFKRHYKMTPLQYRKKYKLDEDKFQQAKQITSYDLSAALKYMSPYLENYERYNYEERIVKINVDVYKNLGEFIHDYKDTIILPRACSILEKEVCDSLRTIQHEIGFDYGSIKEVFSQEMGINSEGIINLKKLKKVMDTLMSMDLRPDVVFNFQGFTPIRYKELLTYFLDYFQEEYGTYEIGKWRYTIDKDAPYEFKNIFYSILRDEWDFTVKEACLNEHDVNPIYDTAYMLPFIIRQIVNNKEPYKVKAIDELQEAKNPANTVFFGDKGLLNWEGLKKPSYYAYYFLGQLGDTIIDQGESHIVTSKGEDFQILLYTNGQDMKAPGKGRDIAERNFSLNITNLWRNYRVIIYEASESINSSYNQWKAMGEPCHLTDEELRLLKLSSIPKITMDFRKKKPVQHFNLKIRGHGAILILFNAS, encoded by the coding sequence ATGCGCAGGGAACACATATCGTACACGGGAAGCATACCTGTTAATATTCAACTGTTGGATATAAGGGAATATCCCATACACTGGCACCAATCCATAGAAATTCTCATGGTTTTAAAGGGCAGTATAAACGTAACCATTGAGTCGGATACTTACAGGCTTATTGAAAATGAAATTGAAATAATAAATTTGGATGAAGCACATAGGATATTTGCAGACAAATCAAACCTTGTACTAATGCTGCATATAGACCCGAATTTCTTTCAAAGGTATTATGAAGATATAAAAAATATGTATTTCTATACTGACTGTTCTTTTGAAGGAGAATCCCAGGTCGGTGAAAACTATGAGATTTTTAAAAAATATCTTTCCGTCATACTCTGCGAAGCGGTGCAAAAGGGCGAGGATTATGATGTATATGTAAGGGAAACCCTTGTGGAGCTTTTGTATTTACTTATAAACGAGTTTCACTATTTGATATATGAAAACAGGGATTTAAAAGATAATATTGAACAGCTTCAGCGCTATCACAGGATAGCCAAGTATATATTCAACAACTATAATAATAAAATATCTTTGCAGGATATCGCAAAGAAGGAATTCCTAAGTGCACAGTATCTTTCAAATGAGATTAAAAATGCCCTGGGAATAAGCTTTCAGGATTTTGTAAACTTGACGCGGGCTGAAGAATCGGTGAAACTGCTGCTTGATACAGATATGACTATTTCCGAAATATCTGAGGAAGTGGGTTTTTCTCATACCAGGTATTATAATAAGCATTTCAAGCGCCATTACAAAATGACCCCATTACAGTACCGCAAGAAATATAAGTTGGATGAAGACAAGTTTCAGCAGGCAAAGCAAATAACATCTTACGATTTGAGTGCGGCACTAAAATACATGTCACCTTACCTGGAAAATTATGAGAGGTACAACTATGAAGAAAGAATAGTTAAAATTAATGTAGATGTATATAAAAACCTCGGAGAATTTATCCACGATTACAAGGATACCATTATTCTTCCAAGGGCTTGTAGTATTTTAGAAAAAGAAGTTTGTGATTCTTTAAGGACAATTCAGCACGAAATTGGTTTTGACTACGGCAGTATAAAAGAAGTATTTTCACAGGAAATGGGAATTAACTCTGAGGGCATTATAAATCTTAAAAAGCTGAAAAAAGTTATGGATACGTTAATGTCCATGGATTTACGGCCTGATGTAGTCTTTAATTTTCAAGGCTTTACACCGATAAGGTATAAAGAGTTGCTGACTTATTTTCTGGATTATTTCCAGGAAGAATACGGAACTTATGAAATCGGCAAATGGAGATACACCATAGATAAAGATGCACCTTACGAGTTTAAAAATATATTTTACAGCATTTTAAGGGATGAATGGGATTTTACTGTAAAAGAGGCATGCCTAAACGAACACGATGTAAATCCCATTTATGATACGGCTTATATGCTCCCCTTTATTATACGGCAAATAGTAAATAACAAAGAGCCCTATAAAGTCAAAGCTATTGATGAACTACAAGAAGCTAAAAACCCTGCTAATACGGTGTTTTTTGGCGATAAGGGGCTGCTAAACTGGGAAGGGCTGAAGAAACCTTCATACTATGCCTACTATTTTTTAGGGCAGCTGGGTGATACCATAATAGACCAAGGAGAAAGCCATATTGTTACGTCAAAGGGGGAGGATTTTCAGATACTTTTATATACAAACGGCCAAGATATGAAAGCACCCGGAAAGGGCCGTGATATTGCCGAAAGGAATTTCTCGCTAAACATTACCAACCTTTGGCGCAACTATCGTGTAATTATATACGAGGCAAGTGAGAGCATAAATAGCAGCTACAATCAATGGAAGGCTATGGGAGAGCCTTGCCATTTGACTGATGAAGAGCTAAGGCTTTTAAAGCTGTCGTCGATTCCTAAAATAACTATGGACTTTAGAAAAAAGAAGCCAGTTCAGCATTTTAATTTGAAAATTCGAGGCCACGGAGCAATCTTAATATTATTTAATGCAAGCTGA